The following DNA comes from Bacteroidota bacterium.
CGAGGAGAAGCAGCATGAACGTGTACTCTTTGACCCGGGCCTGCCCGGTGCGGCTTGAAATGGATTCCCAGGAGGAGAGCATCGCGACAGGGACGAGAAACGCCGTGAGGAGAACGAGCATGAGCGAGAGTCCGTCGATCCCGATGGAGAATGAAACGTTCAGACCGGGGATCCAGAGGACCCGGCTCGCATATTGCATCCCGGAGGCCGCCGTATCGAATTTGACGTAGAGGACCAGGGCGAGGACCAGGGTGGCCGCACTCACCGCGAATCCCAGGGCTTTGATCAGCCCCTCGCGTTGCCGCGGCACGAAGAGCAGGAGCAGGCCTCCGATGAGCGGGAGAAGTATGACGGTCGTGAGCGCCATTCAGGATTCCAGGATCTGTCTCATCGCAGGGCCAGGAGTGCGAGGATCAGAATGATCCCCATCACGAAGGCGAGGGCATAGCTTTGCGCGACTCCCGTCTGGAGTCGGCGCGCTCCGTTGGCGCATGCGGCGACCAGGCGCCCGGCGCCGTTCACAACCCCGTCGATCAATCCGGTATCGACTCCTTTGGAGAGAATGGAGCGTGACGCCCGCTCGACCGGGATCACCACACCCCCCTCGTAAAGCTCGTCGACGTAATACTTATGGAGCGTGAGCGTATAGAGGGGGCCGAACAAGGCCGCCGCCCTCGCTGCAAGTCCGGTCCCTCTCCTGTAGAAAAGATACGCGCAATAAATTCCCCCGGCGGCAATTCCGACCGAAGCGACCATGAGGAGGTATTCGGTGGAAAGGCCGGCCTCACCCGCGGAGGCGATCCGCGCATTCGCCTTCTCAAAGACGGGCTCAAGCCATCGTTCCAGCCACTCTCCCCCGCCGAGGCTCGCGGGGATTCCGGCAACTCCGCCGATGGCGGAAAGGAGCGCGAGGACCCCGAGGGGAACGGTCATCACTCCGGGCATTTCGTGCGGGTGCTTGCCGGGCGACCAGCGCGACGATCCTTCGAAGGTCAGATTAAAGAGCCGGAAGATGTAGAAGGCGGTTAATCCGGCGGTCAGCCATCCGACCAGCCAGAAGACCGCCCCGCCGCCCGAGAAGGCGTGCAGAAGAATGGCGTCCTTGCTGAAAAAGCCCGAGAGAGGCGGAATTCCCGCGATCGCCAGCGCCCCGATCAGGAATGTACGGCGGGTGACAGGCATCGCCTCTTTCAGCCCCCCCATCTTCTGTATGTCCTGTTCTCCCTTCATGGCGTGTATCACGGCACCGGCCCCGAGGAAGAGAAGCGCCTTAAAGAACGCATGAGTCATCAGGTGGAAAATGCCGGAACTGAATGCCCCCACGCCGAGCGCAAGGAACATATACCCGAGCTGGCTTATGGTGGAGTAGGCGAGGACCTTCTTGATGTCGTTCTGCACAAGCCCGATGGTGGCCGCGAAGATCGCAGTCAGGAGGCCGACGGCAGCGACGATGTGCATCGTCGCGGGGGAAAGAGCGTAGAGAATCGAGCAGCGGGCGATCATGTAGACGCCCGCCGTGACCATCGTGGCGGCATGAATCAGGGCGCTCACCGGAGTCGGTCCCGCCATCGCATCGGGGAGCCAGACATAGAGCGGTATCTGGGCGGACTTTCCGGTCGCCCCGACAAACAACAAGAGCGTGATCCAGAATATGGTCGATTCGCCGGCGGGTGTCACGGCCGCCGCCCGCGGAAAGACCTCGCCGAAGGAAATGCTCCCGAACGATTTGAAGATCAATAAGATCGCCAGAAGGAACCCGAAGTCGCCGATCCGGTTGACGATGAACGCCTTTCTCGCGGCGTCGCTCGTGGTGGAGGTCCCGGGGGGGTACCCTCCCGTCTCGAAGGGCCGGTCGTGCCAGAAACCGATCAGCAAATAGGAGCAGAGCCCCACGCCTTCCCACCCGAGAAACATCAGGAGGAAATTATCCGCGAGGACCAGGTTGAGCATCATGAAAATGAAGAGGTTCAGGTACGCGAAAAACCTCCAGAAGCCCGGGTCGCCGTGCATGTATCCGATCGAATAAAGATGGATCAGGAATCCGACGCCGGTGATAATCAGGCAGAGGATGATCGAGAGCTGGTCGATCCGGTACGCCGCGGAGACGGACAGGTTCCCCGCCGCGATCCATTGAAACAGGGTGACCGAAAGCGGGCGGGTCTCCGCGGGCGAACCGAGCATCCCGGCGAAGATGGAAGCCGAAAGGAGGAACGAGAGCCCGACCGCGCCGCTCCCGATGAGCCCGCTCAGGCGCTCGGAATTGATTTTCTTTCCGAGGACGCCGTTGAGCAGAAAACCGGCGAGCGGAACAAGGACGATATAGCCGATGAGGTTCACCATTTCATGATGTTGATCTCGTCGATATTCACCGTCTGCTTGTTGCGGAAGAGCGCGATGACGATCGCGAGTCCCACGGCCGCTTCGGCCGCGGCGACGGCCATCACGAAGAAGACGAACACCTGGCCGCGGGGATCGCCGAGGAAGCTGGAGAACGCCACCAGCGTCAGGTTTACCGAGTTGAGCATCAACTCGATGCTGATGAACACGATGATCGCGTTCCGCCGGATGAGAACTCCCAGCATTCCGATCGTGAACAGGATGGCGCTCAGGACCAGGTAGTGGGAGAGCGGGATATGGAGTTCACCCATGGTCAGCCCGGTTTTTTCTTGGCCAGCACAATCACCCCCACCATCGCCGCGAGGAGCAGGATCGAGGTGATTTCAAACGGCAGCAGGTAACCGGTGTACAGAACGGCGCCCACCGATTCGACGGTCCCCATGCCCGCGGCCCGGTCCGACTGAGCCGGGGCGCTCTGCAGATGGAGGACCCCCGCCCCGATCAGGATCTCCGCCAGGACCGCCGCCGCGAGGGCGATGGCGCCCAGTTTCGCGACCCCCGGCTTCACCGCCGTTCGCGTTTCATCCCCCAGGTTGAGCAGCATGATGACGAACAGGAAGAGCACCATGATCGCGCCCGCATAGACGATGATCTGTATGACCGCGATAAACTGGGCCTGGAGAGTCAGGTAGAGGACCGCGAGGCAGAAAAAATTGACGATCAGGAACAGGACGCTTTTGATGGGATTCGCCCGCGTGACGACGAGCAGGCCGGAGACCACGGCGAGACCTGCCACGAGGAAGAAAAAGAGAGTTTCGGTGTTCATGCCGGAGCAATTCGCGTTCGCAAAATGTGACCCAAGATAGAAAAAACCGGGATAAGTATCAACGGGAGCGCATCAACTTCAGGAGTTCTCCCACTGACGGGCGCTTCCCGTAGAGGAGCATCGTCGTACGGAAAATCTTCCCCGCCAGCCACATCGCCCCCGCCGCGGAGGCCGCCAGGAGGATCATCGTCGACGCCAGTTCCGCGGGAGGCGGCATCTCGATCGGTATCCTCAGCGCCATCATCGAGGGGGTAAGAAGGGGAATGAACGACAGGACCCTGATCATCGTGGAATGGGGATTCTGAACGACCATGAAGGCCACCGCGATCGGGATGACGAGGATCAAGACGAGATAGCTCGTGATCTGCTGCGCCTCCTGTTCCGTCGAGACCGGCGCTCCGGCGGCGACGAAGATCGACGCGTAGAGCAGATAGCCGAGAGCGAAGTAGCAGGCGAGAATCAGGGCGCTTCCCAGCGGGATCAGGGTGATCGCATACCTGGCGCTGACGGAGAGGCCGATGACGACCCAGAACGACATCTGCGTTAGCCCGAGCGCGCTCAGCCCCAGGATTTTGCCGGTCATCAGGTCCCGGGAGGAACACGACGAGAGGAGAAGCTCCACGACCCGGTTTGATTTCTCCTCCAGGATGCTGCGAACAAGAAGCTGCCCGGAGGTCATGACAAGGAAAAACAACATCATCATGAAGACGTAGGCACGGAAGAACACCTGTGTAAACCCCGATTCCTCGGCCTCCCCCGTTTTCGAGAGCTTGATGGTCTTCAGTTCGATCGGGGCGGTCAATTCCTTGACCACCGACGGGTCGAGGCCGCGCGAGCGGAGCTTGCGCTCGGTGACGATCTCCCTGACCGCCCCCGTCAGGCGTTCGGTGGTCTTGAAGTTCCCGATGTTTCCGGAGCGGTATTCGAGGACCGTGTCGTTCATGACCGTGGCGGGGATGATCACATACCCTTCGATCTCTTCGCCGGTCGCAAGCGAGTCCGCCCCATGAATCGTCGCGGGGAGGCCGCCCGGACCGTCGACCGGAATATCGCGGATGAGGTAATTGGGCTGGCCGTCCGGAAGCTTGTACCGGTCGACGAGCGCACGGGAGAGGGCGCCGGTGAAACTGCCCGATTGATCCACCACCCCGATGGTACGGGTCTCCGTATCGCCCCGGGTTGCGAGCACGCTCGGAAGGAACGCGACCGTGAACATGATCACCGGCATGAGAAAGAGCGAAAGAATGAACGCCTTGGACTTGATCCGTTCGAGATACTCCCATCGTGCGACCGAAAGGGCCTTGGTCATGGGAGCGGGTTCCTTCCCACCGGTTGCTCGTTGCCCGATCCCACCGCGCCGAGGAAGATGGCGTTCAGCGAGGGCGATGTGACCTCGAATTTCGAGAGATCGAGCCGCTCCGCCAATTCCCGGACGATCGCGGGGAGGCGTTCGTGGTCCCGCAACTCGATCTCGGCGAAATTCTCGTAGAGGTGGACCGATTTGACCCACTCGAGCGACGGGATGAACGACCCGTCTCCGGTGAATTCGATCAGCAGGGTGTTTTTCCCGTACCGGTTCTTCACGTCGCCGAGCGCCCCCTCGAGCACCACCTTTCCCTTGTTGATGAGGCAGATCCGGTCGCATAGTTTCTCCGCCTGATCCATCTGGTGGGTCGAAAAAATGATCGCCTTCCCCTGCTGCTTCAACTCCATCAGGATGTCCTTGAGGACGATCTGATTCACGGGGTCGAGCCCGGAAAACGGCTCGTCGAGGATGACCAGCTGCGGCTGGTGGATGATCGAGATGATAAACTGCACCTTCTGCTGGTTTCCTTTCGACAGCTCCTCCACCCTCCTGTCGAAGGCGGTGAGGAGATCGAATCGCTTCAGCCAATCATAGGCCCTTCGCTTCGCCTCGGCGGGCTCGACGCGCTTCAAACGGGCGAAGTAGAGAATGGTGTTCAGCACCTTGCTCTTGCGGTAGAGGCCGCGTTCTTCGGGCAGGTATCCGACTCCGTCGCGCGTGGCTTCGGTGAATTCCCTGCCGTCGAACGTGATTCGTCCGGCATCGGGGGGGTTGATGTTCAGGATCATCCTGATCGTGGTGGTCTTGCCCGCGCCGTTTGGCCCGAGCAGACCGAGGATCTGGCCCCGCTCCACCGCCAGAGAAACATTATCGACCGCCAGGACGGTCGAGTATGCTTTTCTGACCCCGACAACGCTCAGCATCGGCCGGTCCTCAGGGGGTGAGCCGGTAGATCATCCGGGGAAAGGGAATCGTCTCCCGCACGTGGTCGAGCCCGCAAATCCAGGAGAGGGTCCTCTCGACCCCGAGGCCGAAACCGGAGTGCGGCACCGAACCGTATCTGCGGAGATCGAGATACCACTCGAAGGCCGATTGGGGAAGGTTATGTTCCTTGATTCTCCCGAGGAGGGTTTCGTAGTCGTCCTCCCTCTGGCTTCCGCCCACGATCTCGCCGTACCCCTCGGGGGCCAGCACGTCCATGGCAAGCGCGAGCTCAGAATTGAGCGGATCACGCTTCATGTAAAACGATTTTATCCTGGCCGGGTAGCGGTGGACGATGACCGGACGGTCAAATTGTTCCGAGATCACGGTTTCATCCGTTCCCCCGAAATCGGTACCCCACTCCACCTGCACGCCTTTCTTGTGGAGGATGTCGATGGCCTCGTCGTAGGTGATCCGGGGGAGCGGTTTCTTCACGCGTTCCAGATAGGACGTATTCCGCTCCAGCACCTTCAGCTCCTGGGAGCACTTTCCCAGCACCGCGGAAACGACATGTTCGAGGAACTCCTCCACCAGCGCCATGTTGTCGTTCAGGTCGTTGAACGCCACCTCCGGCTCGACCATCCAGAACTCCGTCAGATGCCGCCGGGTCTTCGATTTCTCCGCCCGGAACGTCGGACCGAACACGTACACCTTTCCAAGCGCCGCCGCCCCCGCCTCGCCGTAGAGCTGACCCGACTGCGTCAGGTAGGCCTTGCCGAGGTCAAAGTAATCGGTTTCGAACAGGGTGGTCGTTCCCTCGCAAGCGGCCGGAGTAAATATCGGGGCGTCGAGCAAAATAAACCCGCGCCCGTCGAAGAAGTCACGGATCGCCCGTATGAGGTGGTGCCGGACCCGGAGGATCGCGGTCTGGCGCTGCGAGCGAAGCCACAGGTGGCGGTGATCCATCAGGAAATCCACGCCGTGCTCCTTGGGCGTGATCGGGTACTCCTGGGCGATGTGAACCGGCTCCACCATGGAAAGGTCCATTTCGCATCCCCCGGGGGCCCTCGCGTCCATCTTGATCAAGCCCGTCACGATGACGGAGGACTCCTGCGTCAATTTGTCGAACACCCCGAACACTTCGTCGGTGACGGCGTTCTTCGCCATGACGCACTGAAGGATCCCGGTCCCGTCGCGAACGACCAAAAATCGAATTTTTCCGCTGGACCTCTTATGGTACAGCCAGCCGCGGATGGAAACGGTTTCTCCGGCGTGCCGGGGAAGATCCTCAATGGAAATGCGTGACATATGGGGTGCTCTCAGGATAAAATGATATTTAAATGGGTGGCCGCAACATTCAGGCTGCGGGCCGGTTCACGCGGGCTGAAGCCCGCGCCTACCGATCCCTCGCGGAGACGATCCTCTCCAGCTCCGACACCACCAGCCGGGGATTGTCGTCGAGGAAGTGTCTCGAGAATCGCCGCGCGCGGCGCACCTCGTTCTCATCGATGGTTGCGAAGACCAGATCTTCTTCGAACAATTTCGCCTGGACGGAAATCTCGCCGTTGGGGGCGACCACCTCTGACCCGCCCCAGAAGTTCACCCCGTCCTCAATCCCGACGCGGTTGCAGAAGACCACGTAGGAGCTCAGCAACCTCGCGTACGCCTTGTGCTGTTCGGTGTTGACCCGCGCGTTCGCGATCCGCTCCCCTTCTCCCGCGAGCCGGGTGGGACTCGCGGCAATGCCGATGATGACCTGCGCGCCTGCCTGGGCCAGCAGATACGGCAGCGGCAGGTGCCAGAGGTCCTCGCAGATCAGGACTCCGAGCCTGCCCAGGATGGAATCGAACGCCCGCACCGAATCCCCCGGACTGAAGTACCTGAGCTCCTCGAACATGCCGTAGGCCGGCGGGTAGACTTTCCGGTGAACCGATCGCACCGTCTGCCGCTCGAAGAACAGCGCGGAATTGTGGATCCCGAATCCGGCCGTCTCCTCGACGCATCCCAGAAGAATGGAAATATCCGAGCTCGCCCTGATGATATCGCGGAGCGGGTGGGCGTCCTGGCTGCCGGCTCCGGGGGCTGCGATCGCGACGTCCCAGTTGCTGTCCTTCAGGGAGTACCCTGTCAGGCTCAGCTCCGGAAACACCACGAGGTCGGCGCCGCCCTCGCGCGCCCTCGCGATAAACTCGAGGTGGTGCTGCACGTTCTTTTTGAGATCGGCAAGGACGTTGTCCACCTGCGCGAGCGCCAGCGTAAACTTCATCGGATTCCCCCGGCCGGGGTCGTCTGGAGGCCTCCGCGCATCAGGAGAGATCGATCATCCGGATGTCCTTGATGTACTTGATCGTCCTGTCGACCTTGAGGGAGCGGAGCTTTTCCAGCTTGTCGGCGATCCTCGCGACGTTCTCCTCGATGATTTTCACGAAGTTTTTCTGGATTTCCGGCGGAAGCACCGCCCTGAGGCTGCCGGAAGTCCGCTTCATCTCAACGAGCGGGGTCTCGAAATCCTTGATGACGCGGGCGAGGGTCTCGTGAATCGCCTGGAGCCTCTGCCGGCTGATCTCGATTCCCATCAGCTGGTCCTTCAGGCGGCGTTTTTCAATCACGCTCAGGACCGTTTTGGGCAGCACCGGCGAGCTGATCTCCTCCTTGACGAGGTAATCGTCGATTCCAACCTTCATGACGTCGACGGCGAGATCAAAGTCCTTGTTGACGGTCAGGAACACGACCGGCGTCGTGATGTTCTTCTTCCGCATCTCTTTGGTGATCTCGAGGCCGTTTTTGCCCGGAAGAAAGTAATCCATCAGGACGATATCGATCTCCTGGTTGGTCTCGAGCTCCGCGATCGCCTCGGCGTGATTTTCCTTCCATACGACCGAAAATGCGTCCTTGTCAAACCGGCGAAGGTAGACCTGCACCAGCTTGGCGAAATCCTTATTGTCTTCGACAAGGAGTATGTTGATTTTCTTTTCGTCCAAGGTTCTCTCCTAGCAAATGATGGAACAACCCTAGCCATCTGTCATCCTGAGGGAGCGCAGCGCCTTCTTGTCATCCTGAGGGAGCGGAGCGACCGAAGGATCTGCGGCGTCTCCCGGCAAGATCCTTCGCTGCGCTCAGGATGACAACTTTGAGCTCAGGATGACAGGCGCGCTATGTCCCGGTGATGCCGGACGCGGGGAATGACAAATAAAACGTCGAGCCCTTCCCCAGTTCAGATTCGACCCAGACCCTTCCGCCGTGCCTCTCCATGATCTTCTTGACGATCGCGAGGCCGGCGCCGCTCCCCTCGTACAGCTCGCGGGGATGCAGACGTTGAAAGATGACGAAAATCTTTTCGAAGAACTCCGGCTCGATCCCGATCCCGTTGTCCCTGACGCTGAAAAGATATGAATTATTTTCGCCATTGTGAAATCCGATTTCGACGACCGGATCGGGCCGGTCGGTGAACTTGACCGCGTTGCCGATCAGGTTCCGGAACAGGACTTTGAGCTGCGTCTCGTTTCCGTACACGCTCGGGAGGTCCGCCGGGACGATCATCCGGACCTTCTTCTGACGGATCGTGAACTCCATGTCCGCCGTGATCTCGTCGATCAGGGACTTCACCTGGACCATCTTGAACGCCTCCATCGGCCGGCTCATCCGGGAGAGCATCAGCAGGTCGTCGATCAGGCCTTTCATTCTGGTCGAAGCCGCGACGATGGAATCGAGATATTCCCTTCCCTCCGCTTGTATGACGCCGCCGTAATCCGACTGGAGGATCCGGCTGAACCCTTCGACGCTGATCAGCGGCTCCTTCAGATCGTGCGATACAACGTAGGTGAAATCATCCAGCTCCTTGTTCCGCTGTTGAATCTCGTGGGAGATCCTGATCGTTTCCTCGTAAAGCTTTCCCTTTTCGAGCGCGATCGCGGTGAGGCTCGCTACGCTCTCAAGCACCCGGGCCTGCGCGTCGGTGATCTGGCCTCCCGCAGCGGAGGTGATCGACATGATCCCCATGATGGCCTCCTTGGAGAGCATCGGGACGTTGATCGACCTGCCCGAGTGATCGCGGTAGGAGCTCTTCGTGGAAAGGACCGACCATTTCGCGCTGTCGAGCCGGACCGGAGC
Coding sequences within:
- the nuoL gene encoding NADH-quinone oxidoreductase subunit L, translated to MVNLIGYIVLVPLAGFLLNGVLGKKINSERLSGLIGSGAVGLSFLLSASIFAGMLGSPAETRPLSVTLFQWIAAGNLSVSAAYRIDQLSIILCLIITGVGFLIHLYSIGYMHGDPGFWRFFAYLNLFIFMMLNLVLADNFLLMFLGWEGVGLCSYLLIGFWHDRPFETGGYPPGTSTTSDAARKAFIVNRIGDFGFLLAILLIFKSFGSISFGEVFPRAAAVTPAGESTIFWITLLLFVGATGKSAQIPLYVWLPDAMAGPTPVSALIHAATMVTAGVYMIARCSILYALSPATMHIVAAVGLLTAIFAATIGLVQNDIKKVLAYSTISQLGYMFLALGVGAFSSGIFHLMTHAFFKALLFLGAGAVIHAMKGEQDIQKMGGLKEAMPVTRRTFLIGALAIAGIPPLSGFFSKDAILLHAFSGGGAVFWLVGWLTAGLTAFYIFRLFNLTFEGSSRWSPGKHPHEMPGVMTVPLGVLALLSAIGGVAGIPASLGGGEWLERWLEPVFEKANARIASAGEAGLSTEYLLMVASVGIAAGGIYCAYLFYRRGTGLAARAAALFGPLYTLTLHKYYVDELYEGGVVIPVERASRSILSKGVDTGLIDGVVNGAGRLVAACANGARRLQTGVAQSYALAFVMGIILILALLALR
- the nuoK gene encoding NADH-quinone oxidoreductase subunit NuoK yields the protein MGELHIPLSHYLVLSAILFTIGMLGVLIRRNAIIVFISIELMLNSVNLTLVAFSSFLGDPRGQVFVFFVMAVAAAEAAVGLAIVIALFRNKQTVNIDEINIMKW
- a CDS encoding NADH-quinone oxidoreductase subunit J, with amino-acid sequence MNTETLFFFLVAGLAVVSGLLVVTRANPIKSVLFLIVNFFCLAVLYLTLQAQFIAVIQIIVYAGAIMVLFLFVIMLLNLGDETRTAVKPGVAKLGAIALAAAVLAEILIGAGVLHLQSAPAQSDRAAGMGTVESVGAVLYTGYLLPFEITSILLLAAMVGVIVLAKKKPG
- a CDS encoding ABC transporter permease produces the protein MTKALSVARWEYLERIKSKAFILSLFLMPVIMFTVAFLPSVLATRGDTETRTIGVVDQSGSFTGALSRALVDRYKLPDGQPNYLIRDIPVDGPGGLPATIHGADSLATGEEIEGYVIIPATVMNDTVLEYRSGNIGNFKTTERLTGAVREIVTERKLRSRGLDPSVVKELTAPIELKTIKLSKTGEAEESGFTQVFFRAYVFMMMLFFLVMTSGQLLVRSILEEKSNRVVELLLSSCSSRDLMTGKILGLSALGLTQMSFWVVIGLSVSARYAITLIPLGSALILACYFALGYLLYASIFVAAGAPVSTEQEAQQITSYLVLILVIPIAVAFMVVQNPHSTMIRVLSFIPLLTPSMMALRIPIEMPPPAELASTMILLAASAAGAMWLAGKIFRTTMLLYGKRPSVGELLKLMRSR
- a CDS encoding ATP-binding cassette domain-containing protein; translated protein: MLSVVGVRKAYSTVLAVDNVSLAVERGQILGLLGPNGAGKTTTIRMILNINPPDAGRITFDGREFTEATRDGVGYLPEERGLYRKSKVLNTILYFARLKRVEPAEAKRRAYDWLKRFDLLTAFDRRVEELSKGNQQKVQFIISIIHQPQLVILDEPFSGLDPVNQIVLKDILMELKQQGKAIIFSTHQMDQAEKLCDRICLINKGKVVLEGALGDVKNRYGKNTLLIEFTGDGSFIPSLEWVKSVHLYENFAEIELRDHERLPAIVRELAERLDLSKFEVTSPSLNAIFLGAVGSGNEQPVGRNPLP
- the asnS gene encoding asparagine--tRNA ligase, translating into MSRISIEDLPRHAGETVSIRGWLYHKRSSGKIRFLVVRDGTGILQCVMAKNAVTDEVFGVFDKLTQESSVIVTGLIKMDARAPGGCEMDLSMVEPVHIAQEYPITPKEHGVDFLMDHRHLWLRSQRQTAILRVRHHLIRAIRDFFDGRGFILLDAPIFTPAACEGTTTLFETDYFDLGKAYLTQSGQLYGEAGAAALGKVYVFGPTFRAEKSKTRRHLTEFWMVEPEVAFNDLNDNMALVEEFLEHVVSAVLGKCSQELKVLERNTSYLERVKKPLPRITYDEAIDILHKKGVQVEWGTDFGGTDETVISEQFDRPVIVHRYPARIKSFYMKRDPLNSELALAMDVLAPEGYGEIVGGSQREDDYETLLGRIKEHNLPQSAFEWYLDLRRYGSVPHSGFGLGVERTLSWICGLDHVRETIPFPRMIYRLTP
- a CDS encoding nitrilase-related carbon-nitrogen hydrolase, with protein sequence MKFTLALAQVDNVLADLKKNVQHHLEFIARAREGGADLVVFPELSLTGYSLKDSNWDVAIAAPGAGSQDAHPLRDIIRASSDISILLGCVEETAGFGIHNSALFFERQTVRSVHRKVYPPAYGMFEELRYFSPGDSVRAFDSILGRLGVLICEDLWHLPLPYLLAQAGAQVIIGIAASPTRLAGEGERIANARVNTEQHKAYARLLSSYVVFCNRVGIEDGVNFWGGSEVVAPNGEISVQAKLFEEDLVFATIDENEVRRARRFSRHFLDDNPRLVVSELERIVSARDR
- a CDS encoding response regulator, with the protein product MDEKKINILLVEDNKDFAKLVQVYLRRFDKDAFSVVWKENHAEAIAELETNQEIDIVLMDYFLPGKNGLEITKEMRKKNITTPVVFLTVNKDFDLAVDVMKVGIDDYLVKEEISSPVLPKTVLSVIEKRRLKDQLMGIEISRQRLQAIHETLARVIKDFETPLVEMKRTSGSLRAVLPPEIQKNFVKIIEENVARIADKLEKLRSLKVDRTIKYIKDIRMIDLS